In one window of Meiothermus sp. DNA:
- a CDS encoding V-type ATP synthase subunit A: MGTIKKIAGPAVIAENLQGAKMYDIVRVGKEKLVGEIIRLDGNTCFVQVYEDTNGLQVGEPIVTTGLPLALELGPGLLNGIFDGILRPLDKIQAASGIFISRGIEVSSLDRTKKWDFTPLKKVGDEVKGGDILGTVPEFSFTHKILVPPDKGGKIKSIVGAGQYTIDDTIAELEDGTKLRLAHYWPVRKARPIQRKLDPNQPFLTGMRILDVLFPLAAGGTAAIPGPFGSGKTVTQQSIAKFGDANIVVYVGCGERGNEMTDVLVEFPELEDPQTGRPLMERTILVANTSNMPVAAREASLYTGITLAEYFRDQGYKVSLMADSTSRWAEALREIASRLEEMPAEEGYPPYLSSRLSSFYERAGKVVTLAGEQGAVSVIGAVSPAGGDFSEPVTQSTLRITGGFWALDAGLARARHFPAINWARSYSLFLNILEPWYRENVAPDYPEVRTQIITLLQREAELQQVVQLVGPDALQDAERLSLEIGRIAREDFLQQNGYDPVDASCSMAKAYGIMQMIIAAYKQGEVALSKGGTIADFLSDPVIEKIGRARYVPEAEFPAYKAEFDQMIKTAFMGAVKA, from the coding sequence GTGGGAACCATCAAAAAAATCGCAGGGCCGGCGGTAATTGCCGAGAACCTGCAAGGCGCCAAGATGTACGACATCGTGCGCGTCGGCAAGGAAAAACTGGTGGGTGAGATCATCCGTCTGGATGGGAACACCTGCTTCGTACAGGTCTACGAAGACACCAACGGGCTGCAAGTGGGGGAGCCGATTGTGACCACGGGGCTGCCGCTGGCCCTCGAGCTGGGCCCTGGTTTGCTCAACGGTATCTTCGACGGAATTTTGCGCCCCCTGGACAAGATTCAGGCGGCCTCGGGCATCTTCATCAGCCGGGGCATCGAGGTGAGCTCGCTCGACCGCACCAAGAAGTGGGACTTCACCCCCCTCAAGAAGGTAGGCGACGAGGTCAAGGGGGGCGATATCCTGGGCACGGTGCCCGAGTTCAGCTTCACCCACAAGATTCTGGTTCCACCCGACAAGGGCGGCAAAATCAAGAGCATTGTGGGCGCAGGGCAGTACACCATTGACGACACCATCGCCGAGCTGGAAGATGGCACCAAGCTGCGCCTGGCTCACTACTGGCCGGTGCGCAAGGCCCGTCCCATCCAGCGCAAACTCGACCCCAACCAGCCCTTCCTGACCGGGATGCGGATTCTGGACGTGCTCTTCCCCCTGGCGGCGGGGGGTACGGCGGCCATTCCCGGCCCCTTCGGCTCGGGCAAGACCGTGACCCAGCAGTCCATCGCCAAGTTCGGCGATGCCAACATTGTGGTCTACGTGGGCTGTGGTGAGCGCGGCAACGAGATGACCGACGTACTGGTGGAGTTTCCCGAGCTAGAAGACCCCCAGACCGGCCGCCCTCTGATGGAACGCACCATCCTGGTAGCCAACACCTCCAACATGCCGGTAGCGGCCCGTGAGGCCAGCCTCTATACCGGCATCACCCTGGCCGAGTACTTCCGCGACCAGGGATACAAGGTCTCGCTAATGGCCGACTCCACCAGCCGCTGGGCTGAAGCGCTGCGCGAAATCGCCTCGCGCCTGGAGGAGATGCCCGCCGAAGAAGGCTATCCACCCTACCTCTCCTCGCGTCTGTCGAGCTTCTATGAGCGGGCCGGTAAGGTGGTTACTCTGGCGGGCGAGCAAGGAGCGGTTTCGGTGATTGGGGCGGTCTCGCCGGCGGGTGGCGACTTCTCCGAGCCGGTCACCCAGTCCACCCTGCGGATTACGGGGGGCTTCTGGGCGCTCGATGCCGGGCTGGCCCGTGCCCGTCACTTCCCCGCCATCAACTGGGCCCGTTCGTACTCGCTCTTCTTGAACATTTTGGAGCCCTGGTACCGCGAGAACGTGGCCCCCGACTACCCCGAGGTGCGTACGCAGATCATTACCCTGCTGCAGCGCGAAGCCGAACTTCAGCAGGTGGTGCAACTGGTGGGCCCCGACGCGCTGCAAGATGCGGAGCGGCTTTCGCTCGAGATCGGCCGCATTGCCCGCGAGGACTTCCTGCAGCAAAACGGCTACGACCCGGTGGATGCAAGCTGCTCGATGGCCAAGGCCTACGGCATCATGCAGATGATCATCGCAGCCTACAAACAAGGCGAAGTTGCCCTCTCTAAAGGCGGCACCATCGCTGATTTCCTCTCCGACCCGGTGATCGAGAAAATCGGACGCGCTCGATACGTCCCCGAAGCCGAGTTCCCTGCCTACAAGGCCGAGTTCGACCAGATGATCAAGACGGCCTTCATGGGTGCGGTCAAGGCCTAG
- a CDS encoding V-type ATP synthase subunit F, protein MKIGVLTDAETASGYRIAGLEAVTATADEAAKKLIEMIQSNQYALVAVDQNLLTDPNKAAERVMRGRNSPVLLSLPNLLDSFSGGGDAKAYMRRLVRETIGFDIKL, encoded by the coding sequence ATGAAAATCGGCGTTCTAACCGATGCCGAGACGGCCTCCGGCTACCGTATCGCGGGCCTCGAGGCGGTCACGGCCACGGCCGACGAGGCGGCCAAAAAACTCATCGAAATGATCCAGTCCAACCAGTATGCCCTGGTGGCAGTGGATCAAAACCTGCTGACCGACCCCAACAAAGCCGCAGAGCGGGTCATGCGGGGGCGCAATTCGCCGGTTTTGCTTTCGCTGCCCAACCTGCTCGATAGCTTTAGCGGTGGGGGCGATGCCAAGGCCTATATGCGCCGGTTGGTGCGGGAGACGATTGGGTTCGACATCAAACTATAG
- a CDS encoding V-type ATPase subunit, giving the protein MAGSGFAYLNARLRARRSQMVPEAFFQQATGQSYPDFVRSLGDTVYGPDMVGDSLADVDRAVTNHMQRMVADLPGLASGNMREAVNLLLLQSDLLNLKTILRGKAAGQSAEEIKGKLISGTLSDVLINALLQAPDAASMAQVLQLPTHPLAKALRNAAAGNPDPLALEVALDRDFYAHSLEKARRLREPALASYFALQVDALNLATAFKLHALGAGNAEGYLIPGGSTVNQVLFSRVAAGDFGAMEALSGTPLAAASSARTLGELERALRRILLDKAAQGGKDTLGAGLALDYIRRKEWEGARIRLLARRAFYNLPPEAVAKEVA; this is encoded by the coding sequence ATGGCAGGTAGCGGCTTCGCATACCTCAATGCCCGCCTGCGGGCTCGGCGCAGCCAGATGGTTCCCGAGGCGTTTTTTCAGCAGGCGACCGGGCAGTCCTACCCGGACTTTGTGCGCTCGCTGGGGGACACCGTCTACGGCCCGGACATGGTTGGCGACTCTCTGGCCGATGTGGATCGGGCCGTCACCAACCACATGCAACGCATGGTTGCAGATTTGCCTGGGCTGGCAAGCGGCAACATGCGTGAAGCGGTCAACCTGCTGCTGTTGCAGTCCGACCTGCTCAATCTCAAGACCATTCTTCGCGGTAAGGCGGCGGGTCAGTCGGCAGAGGAGATCAAGGGCAAACTGATCAGCGGAACCCTGTCCGATGTCCTGATCAATGCCCTGCTACAAGCCCCTGATGCAGCCAGTATGGCCCAGGTTCTGCAGCTTCCTACCCACCCTCTGGCCAAGGCTTTGCGCAACGCGGCCGCTGGCAACCCCGACCCGCTGGCCCTGGAGGTGGCCCTCGACCGCGATTTTTACGCCCATAGCCTCGAGAAGGCCCGCCGCCTGCGGGAGCCTGCGCTGGCTTCCTACTTTGCATTGCAGGTAGACGCCCTCAACCTGGCTACCGCCTTCAAGCTGCACGCCCTCGGGGCAGGCAACGCCGAAGGCTACCTTATCCCCGGAGGCAGCACCGTCAACCAGGTGCTCTTCAGCCGGGTGGCCGCGGGCGACTTTGGGGCCATGGAAGCCCTGAGCGGTACGCCTTTGGCGGCGGCCTCGAGCGCCCGCACGCTGGGCGAGCTCGAGCGGGCCCTCCGGCGAATCCTGCTGGACAAGGCGGCCCAGGGGGGTAAGGACACCCTGGGGGCCGGCCTGGCCCTGGACTACATCCGCCGCAAGGAGTGGGAAGGTGCGCGCATCCGCCTGCTGGCCCGGCGGGCGTTCTACAACCTGCCCCCCGAAGCGGTGGCAAAGGAGGTTGCATGA
- a CDS encoding V-type ATP synthase subunit E: MSKLEDILQNEVAAEIGAIAAEAEARAKAILDSALQKAQALKANKERQLEAEHQAQLRRAESAAELLVNQARIAARGRVVDQVRVEAQRALQDLTGRPEFGQTLQKLAEEALAAVGEAEALVLHPNHADLLAEWAKSKGLELRTDPAIRDGVRLVAKGGRSFVQNALSERLERAWDALSAKAARAIWG, translated from the coding sequence ATGTCGAAACTAGAAGATATTCTTCAAAATGAAGTGGCAGCCGAGATTGGCGCCATTGCCGCCGAGGCAGAGGCCAGGGCTAAAGCCATTCTGGACTCGGCCCTGCAAAAAGCCCAGGCCCTCAAGGCAAACAAAGAGCGCCAGCTCGAGGCTGAACACCAGGCTCAGTTGCGCCGGGCCGAGAGTGCGGCCGAGCTGCTGGTTAACCAGGCCCGCATTGCGGCCCGGGGCAGGGTGGTGGATCAGGTCAGAGTGGAAGCGCAACGGGCTCTGCAAGACCTGACCGGCCGCCCCGAGTTCGGCCAGACCCTCCAAAAGCTGGCCGAGGAAGCGCTGGCGGCTGTTGGAGAGGCGGAAGCCCTGGTGCTGCACCCCAACCACGCCGACTTGCTGGCCGAGTGGGCCAAAAGCAAAGGACTGGAACTCAGAACCGACCCCGCCATTCGCGACGGGGTGCGACTGGTGGCTAAAGGGGGGCGGTCTTTTGTACAGAATGCCTTGAGCGAGCGCCTCGAGCGGGCCTGGGACGCCCTGTCGGCCAAGGCGGCCAGGGCCATCTGGGGGTAG
- a CDS encoding F0F1 ATP synthase subunit C, with translation MKIAKAAKLVSVFVFALLVTIAFAAEGQAAAGANYAAIGKGLAIGLGILGTGVAQSAIGAAALGAVVEDRRNFGTALLFFLLPETLAIFGLAFSFLIN, from the coding sequence ATGAAGATTGCCAAAGCTGCTAAGTTGGTTTCGGTTTTTGTTTTTGCCCTTTTGGTTACCATTGCATTCGCTGCAGAAGGTCAAGCGGCTGCGGGTGCGAACTATGCGGCCATCGGTAAGGGCCTGGCCATTGGCCTGGGGATTCTGGGCACGGGTGTGGCCCAGTCGGCCATCGGTGCGGCAGCCCTGGGGGCAGTGGTGGAGGATCGCCGCAACTTTGGTACGGCCCTGTTGTTCTTTCTGCTCCCCGAGACGCTTGCCATCTTCGGTCTGGCTTTCTCGTTCCTCATCAACTAG
- a CDS encoding V-type ATP synthase subunit I — protein MEKLMVAGPKRLARALLSELQKAGVVHIDPLRPDELSEYRLSPAEEAELKRWETVASQAEQSLQVAGLAAVPSSKPFGGSLEEAEATLRPVASRAEVLGKERAALEEEIQTIELFGKAAEKLASLVQGLDESPRLGVIPFLLAKPEELEGVRKALQEALPDRFVLEAEPLENQLAAVVVVKRGELEIARSTLSRLGLGELRFPGTYGTLPLSKAAARMKERARLAPEELVGIREEIARLKKESAEALTLLWTRAKDEVARYKTCADMAAGQYGIALMGWVPQKAKGRVEEALGRLRDQIVYTFEPVDEHHEGHQVPVTLENPAWAKPFELLHGFLNTPRYGTYDPTLMIAAFFPFFFGMVVGDIGIALLFGLLAYWLGSLAKARKNLVIGFLGANFGPDVVGSLSKVLWWMTGWAVVWGFIYGEAFGTFLEKLKILPGGGTIFYDPNHGGQGLIPMTINRLDFEQTATFLMLASIAFGVIQVLYAFIIRMQQGLKHGHMSHFWEGLGYLAGCVGLIAFAYNYLTQSNSGLLTAILVIGLLVFVISALLAKMPLMIAELPSKGGQILSYIRIYAVGVAGALLASLANQVGFGMAERLGFVGGILGFVVGLIILLAVIIITTLGHVLQPVRLLWIEFGTNFGFYDESGRPYRPFKSVRGEER, from the coding sequence ATGGAAAAGCTGATGGTGGCGGGGCCTAAGCGGCTGGCAAGAGCGCTTTTGAGCGAACTGCAAAAAGCCGGGGTGGTGCACATTGACCCCCTGCGGCCCGATGAACTGAGCGAATACCGGCTATCTCCGGCTGAAGAAGCCGAGCTCAAACGCTGGGAAACGGTGGCCTCGCAGGCCGAGCAGTCGCTGCAAGTGGCTGGCCTGGCGGCGGTGCCGAGCAGCAAGCCGTTTGGGGGTTCGCTGGAAGAGGCCGAGGCTACCCTCCGACCTGTGGCCAGCCGGGCCGAGGTGCTGGGCAAGGAGCGGGCCGCGCTCGAGGAAGAGATTCAAACCATCGAGCTCTTCGGTAAAGCGGCCGAGAAGTTGGCATCACTGGTACAGGGCCTGGACGAGAGCCCACGGCTGGGGGTGATACCATTCCTGCTCGCCAAGCCGGAGGAGCTCGAGGGGGTACGCAAAGCCCTGCAAGAAGCCTTGCCCGACCGCTTTGTGCTCGAGGCAGAGCCCCTGGAAAACCAGCTGGCAGCGGTGGTGGTGGTCAAGCGCGGGGAACTGGAAATAGCCCGCTCGACCCTATCGCGCCTGGGACTGGGCGAGTTGCGCTTTCCGGGTACCTACGGCACCCTGCCGCTTTCCAAAGCGGCGGCCCGCATGAAAGAACGGGCCAGGCTGGCCCCCGAGGAGCTCGTAGGCATTCGCGAGGAGATTGCCAGACTCAAGAAGGAGTCGGCGGAGGCCCTGACGCTTTTGTGGACCCGGGCCAAAGACGAAGTGGCTCGCTACAAGACCTGCGCCGATATGGCCGCAGGTCAGTATGGGATTGCCTTAATGGGCTGGGTTCCCCAGAAGGCCAAGGGGCGGGTGGAGGAGGCGTTGGGACGCCTGCGCGACCAGATTGTCTACACCTTCGAACCTGTGGATGAGCACCACGAAGGGCATCAGGTGCCCGTAACCCTGGAAAACCCGGCCTGGGCCAAGCCCTTCGAGCTCTTGCACGGCTTCCTCAATACCCCCCGCTACGGCACCTACGACCCCACCCTGATGATTGCCGCCTTCTTTCCTTTCTTTTTTGGAATGGTGGTGGGTGACATTGGAATTGCCCTTTTGTTCGGTTTGCTGGCTTACTGGTTGGGCTCCCTGGCTAAAGCCCGCAAGAACCTGGTTATCGGCTTCCTGGGCGCCAACTTTGGCCCGGATGTGGTGGGCAGTCTTTCCAAGGTACTGTGGTGGATGACCGGCTGGGCGGTGGTCTGGGGTTTCATCTACGGCGAAGCTTTTGGAACCTTCCTGGAAAAGCTCAAAATTCTGCCGGGGGGTGGCACCATCTTCTATGACCCCAACCACGGTGGCCAGGGGCTCATCCCCATGACCATCAACCGGCTCGACTTTGAGCAAACCGCTACCTTCTTGATGCTGGCCAGCATTGCCTTTGGGGTGATTCAGGTGCTCTACGCCTTTATCATCCGTATGCAGCAAGGCCTCAAACATGGCCATATGAGCCACTTCTGGGAAGGCTTGGGGTATCTGGCGGGTTGTGTGGGCCTCATCGCTTTTGCCTACAACTACCTGACCCAGTCCAACAGCGGCCTGCTCACGGCCATTCTGGTGATAGGGTTGCTGGTTTTCGTTATTAGCGCCCTGCTGGCCAAGATGCCTTTGATGATCGCCGAGCTGCCTTCCAAGGGCGGCCAGATCCTGAGCTACATCCGTATCTACGCAGTTGGGGTGGCCGGGGCGCTGCTGGCCAGCCTGGCCAACCAGGTGGGCTTTGGTATGGCTGAGCGACTGGGTTTTGTAGGTGGCATCCTGGGTTTTGTGGTGGGTCTGATCATCCTTCTGGCGGTTATCATCATCACTACCCTGGGCCACGTGTTGCAGCCCGTCCGTTTGCTTTGGATCGAGTTCGGCACCAACTTTGGTTTTTATGATGAGAGCGGTCGCCCCTACCGTCCCTTCAAGTCGGTGCGCGGTGAGGAGCGTTGA
- a CDS encoding V-type ATPase subunit subunit G family protein gives MAGSGLIKSLAEREQALAKQLEDAKQAALAKVREAEAKAAQILAEAEQAARDLEAQYRARTAEAVAKIESEARAKAEAEAKAIAEAATAKVAGAVQAVLEEVLP, from the coding sequence GTGGCTGGATCAGGACTCATAAAAAGCCTTGCAGAGCGTGAGCAAGCCTTGGCCAAGCAACTTGAAGACGCCAAGCAGGCCGCCCTGGCCAAGGTTCGGGAAGCAGAGGCTAAAGCTGCTCAGATACTGGCCGAAGCAGAGCAGGCTGCGCGGGACTTGGAAGCCCAATACCGAGCCCGCACCGCCGAGGCGGTAGCCAAGATTGAAAGCGAAGCCAGGGCTAAAGCCGAAGCCGAAGCTAAAGCCATCGCCGAGGCGGCAACGGCCAAGGTAGCCGGGGCGGTTCAGGCGGTGCTGGAGGAGGTACTGCCTTGA